The DNA sequence gaagaggaagaggaggatgGCGTAGTTTTGGCGGTGGATGAATAGGAAAGGAAGAGCCTGATCTTGGAAGATGAAACGCGGTCGTATTCCTCGAGAAGGTTAGCGAGATCCTCATCGGAAGTGATGGAGACCAAGGCGTCGAGGTCCTCGGTAGGTAGTTGGCAGCGGAGGTGAGTGACGGGAGAACCGCACAGGTCCCCCAGCTTCACAAGCAGCTCTGTAACGGAATTCAGTTATTATGCCTCGAAACTTGTAAGTTGTAAGTTGTAACTGACAAAGCAAACTAAAAAAGGACAGTAGTGGTAGTTGGTTGGTAAGTAACGAACTAACTAACCGGAGAAGGCAGTGGAGCGAGGGAGGGAGAGGAGGCGGGTGTGGCCGCCCAGGTAGCGGAGCTTGCCGTCGGGATAGCGGGGGAGGATTTTACCGTCGTAGCTGCAGAGGAAC is a window from the Arachis stenosperma cultivar V10309 chromosome 3, arast.V10309.gnm1.PFL2, whole genome shotgun sequence genome containing:
- the LOC130965259 gene encoding protein PAL OF QUIRKY-like; translation: MGGDNLKFLCSYDGKILPRYPDGKLRYLGGHTRLLSLPRSTAFSELLVKLGDLCGSPVTHLRCQLPTEDLDALVSITSDEDLANLLEEYDRVSSSKIRLFLSYSSTAKTTPSSSSSSSSSSSTSSFRAQMCTGTKKSAVTARNSAFPCYGYRVPGNAGGVVYLVNNCNHWH